The following coding sequences lie in one Arachis hypogaea cultivar Tifrunner chromosome 4, arahy.Tifrunner.gnm2.J5K5, whole genome shotgun sequence genomic window:
- the LOC112744899 gene encoding uncharacterized protein isoform X1 has translation MQNHICYISNYTFSLYLSSPRRVMASKAHESGSRHHESRRSSTDSRHHDNSRYHDRQPSSKSTHSKHHDTQHSSSRSNGSKHHESQHSSRSDSSRHHVTQHSSRSNGSKHHESQHSSRSSASRYHESQHSSRPDSSRYHESQYSSQHSSRTGGSRCHESQHSSRHHESQYSSMRHQEGQYSSRYHENQNSSRLSRSYSSVLQGSQSSSSSIKKDTGIKKNQIVLPDRFHEHALTMMSAAREPFRCSGCKEQGFGRSYRCENKGCRYVLHEECANAVLHRKNHVSHSFFEGQEFWFLEKPLGYPRVCDACRMDVRGFVYHRKATKDVYDTGLDLHPCCLKLRYKISYNDSNATKTLTLRRNVEKKCVKCKSRKVGDDSKVKGWSYLTSDGDCFHVSCFKELFLEKIRDDYFSEKKIVVSKMQSNVVESNMKVVKVGGGSSNNSKGSSSLAKIVVVKIAPVVVKLIFSAIFGDPVSFVLALVEALVTSFN, from the exons ATGCAGAATCACATTTGCTATATCTCCAATTATACTTTCTCTCTCTATCTTTCTAGTCCGAGAAGAGTTATGGCTAGCAAAGCTCATGAGTCAGGTTCGAGGCACCACGAGAGTCGACGTTCCTCTACTGATTCCAGGCATCATGATAATTCCAGATACCACGACAGACAACCTTCATCAAAATCTACTCATTCAAAGCATCATGATACTCAACATTCCTCATCAAGATCTAATGGTTCAAAGCATCATGAGAGTCAACATTCATCAAGATCTGATAGTTCCAGGCACCATGTGACTCAACATTCTTCAAGATCTAATGGTTCAAAGCATCATGAGAGTCAACATTCATCAAGATCTAGTGCTTCCAGGTATCATGAAAGTCAACATTCATCAAGACCTGATAGTTCGAGATACCATGAGAGTCAATATTCAAGTCAACATTCATCGAGAACAGGTGGTTCTAGATGCCATGAGAGTCAACATTCATCAAGGCACCATGAGAGTCAATATTCATCCATGAGGCATCAGGAGGGTCAATATAGTTCAAGATATCATGAAAATCAAAATTCATCAAGACTTAGTAGATCATACAGTTCAGTGCTACAAGGGAGCCAAAGCTCATCCTCTTCTATAAAAA AAGACACGGGAATTAAGAAGAACCAGATTGTTCTTCCCGACCGTTTCCATGAACATGCTTTAACGATGATGTCAGCCGCCAGAGAGCCATTTAGATGCAGTGGATGTAAGGAACAAGGGTTTGGACGAAGTTACCGATGTGAAAACAAAGGTTGCAGGTATGTCCTCCATGAAGAATGTGCAAACGCTGTTCTTCACCGTAAAAACCACGTAAGTCATTCATTTTTCGAAGGACAAGAATTCTGGTTCCTAGAGAAACCCCTTGGGTATCCTAGAGTTTGTGATGCTTGTAGAATGGACGTGCGAGGCTTTGTGTATCATCGCAAAGCTACAAAAGATGTCTACGACACAGGCTTGGATTTGCATCCATGTTGTTTGAAGCTAAGATACAAGATTTCTTATAACGATTCAAATGCAACAAAGACACTCACATTGCGAAGAAATGTTGAGAAAAAGTGTGTCAAATGCAAGAGTCGTAAAGTTGGGGACGATAGCAAAGTTAAAGGGTGGTCATATTTAACTTCCGATGGAGATtgctttcatgtttcttgttttaaGGAATTGTTTCTTGAGAAAATCAGAGATGACTATTTCTCGGAAAAGAAGATTGTAGTGTCAAAAATGCAGAGCAATGTTGTTGAGAGTAATATGAAAGTTGTGAAAGTTGGAGGAGGATCATCAAATAATTCAAAAGGATCTTCATCACTAGCTAAGATAGTAGTGGTAAAGATAGCACCAGTGGTAGTCAAGTTAATATTTTCAGCTATTTTTGgagatcctgtttcttttgttCTTGCTCTAGTGGAAGCCCTAGTTACTTCTTTTAAttaa
- the LOC112744899 gene encoding uncharacterized protein isoform X2, translated as MQNHICYISNYTFSLYLSSPRRVMASKAHESGSRHHESRRSSTDSRHHDNSRYHDRQPSSKSTHSKHHDTQHSSSRSNGSKHHESQHSSRSDSSRHHVTQHSSRSNGSKHHESQHSSRSSASRYHESQHSSRPDSSRYHESQYSSQHSSRTGGSRCHESQHSSRHHESQYSSMRHQEGQYSSRYHENQNSSRLSRSYSSVLQGSQSSSSSIKNTGIKKNQIVLPDRFHEHALTMMSAAREPFRCSGCKEQGFGRSYRCENKGCRYVLHEECANAVLHRKNHVSHSFFEGQEFWFLEKPLGYPRVCDACRMDVRGFVYHRKATKDVYDTGLDLHPCCLKLRYKISYNDSNATKTLTLRRNVEKKCVKCKSRKVGDDSKVKGWSYLTSDGDCFHVSCFKELFLEKIRDDYFSEKKIVVSKMQSNVVESNMKVVKVGGGSSNNSKGSSSLAKIVVVKIAPVVVKLIFSAIFGDPVSFVLALVEALVTSFN; from the exons ATGCAGAATCACATTTGCTATATCTCCAATTATACTTTCTCTCTCTATCTTTCTAGTCCGAGAAGAGTTATGGCTAGCAAAGCTCATGAGTCAGGTTCGAGGCACCACGAGAGTCGACGTTCCTCTACTGATTCCAGGCATCATGATAATTCCAGATACCACGACAGACAACCTTCATCAAAATCTACTCATTCAAAGCATCATGATACTCAACATTCCTCATCAAGATCTAATGGTTCAAAGCATCATGAGAGTCAACATTCATCAAGATCTGATAGTTCCAGGCACCATGTGACTCAACATTCTTCAAGATCTAATGGTTCAAAGCATCATGAGAGTCAACATTCATCAAGATCTAGTGCTTCCAGGTATCATGAAAGTCAACATTCATCAAGACCTGATAGTTCGAGATACCATGAGAGTCAATATTCAAGTCAACATTCATCGAGAACAGGTGGTTCTAGATGCCATGAGAGTCAACATTCATCAAGGCACCATGAGAGTCAATATTCATCCATGAGGCATCAGGAGGGTCAATATAGTTCAAGATATCATGAAAATCAAAATTCATCAAGACTTAGTAGATCATACAGTTCAGTGCTACAAGGGAGCCAAAGCTCATCCTCTTCTATAAAAA ACACGGGAATTAAGAAGAACCAGATTGTTCTTCCCGACCGTTTCCATGAACATGCTTTAACGATGATGTCAGCCGCCAGAGAGCCATTTAGATGCAGTGGATGTAAGGAACAAGGGTTTGGACGAAGTTACCGATGTGAAAACAAAGGTTGCAGGTATGTCCTCCATGAAGAATGTGCAAACGCTGTTCTTCACCGTAAAAACCACGTAAGTCATTCATTTTTCGAAGGACAAGAATTCTGGTTCCTAGAGAAACCCCTTGGGTATCCTAGAGTTTGTGATGCTTGTAGAATGGACGTGCGAGGCTTTGTGTATCATCGCAAAGCTACAAAAGATGTCTACGACACAGGCTTGGATTTGCATCCATGTTGTTTGAAGCTAAGATACAAGATTTCTTATAACGATTCAAATGCAACAAAGACACTCACATTGCGAAGAAATGTTGAGAAAAAGTGTGTCAAATGCAAGAGTCGTAAAGTTGGGGACGATAGCAAAGTTAAAGGGTGGTCATATTTAACTTCCGATGGAGATtgctttcatgtttcttgttttaaGGAATTGTTTCTTGAGAAAATCAGAGATGACTATTTCTCGGAAAAGAAGATTGTAGTGTCAAAAATGCAGAGCAATGTTGTTGAGAGTAATATGAAAGTTGTGAAAGTTGGAGGAGGATCATCAAATAATTCAAAAGGATCTTCATCACTAGCTAAGATAGTAGTGGTAAAGATAGCACCAGTGGTAGTCAAGTTAATATTTTCAGCTATTTTTGgagatcctgtttcttttgttCTTGCTCTAGTGGAAGCCCTAGTTACTTCTTTTAAttaa
- the LOC112744898 gene encoding uncharacterized protein has translation MASNINHQVATYYRYNYLHSVRHHRDEFRLDQPAELVLDSRDNYQGWRQAMNLELESRKMLWFVHGTDKEVMMNEPKIYREWEDRKEHVLSWILDSISEKIKIIIAEDSSNNEVGLWKALMKFFSHHDHQSIISDIKEEIKSLRQERRTLMEYKIKFDALWMEYDMLDVNNDKSKREQERAKRFLEGLNATFDKTRSLIKKQTPFPSLENFFDLVAREDHDEALIFSVHIQDQPVKVHTGIDEKQPILLSDIHVHELKPTPAGAPYRCDGCKERGCGRSYRCEEKNCSKGYVLHEECANAVLHRQDKKSHPFFEGQEFEFRDKVHGKPRVCNACRMDVRGFVYHSEARKKDTGLDLHPCCLNLSREISYEDSGATKTLTLKRDVPENCVQCKRKKVGDDIKVKGWSYSTSDGDYCYHVSCFKELFLESLSNYFPEKKMQTNTVENNKKVAKVRGPSTSKDNIFKIATLVLKIIFSALFGDPVSFVLALVEGTVTAAFNN, from the exons ATGGCTTCAAATATTAACCATCAAGTAGCTACCTATTACCGTTACAATTACCTTCACTCTGTGCGTCATCATCGTGATGAATTCAGGTTAGATCAACCTGCTGAATTGGTTCTGGATTCACGCGACAATTACCAAGGGTGGCGCCAAGCGATGAACTTGGAGCTCGAAAGTAGAAAGATGCTGTGGTTTGTGCATGGCACCGATAAAGAGGTGATGATGAACGAACCAAAAATCTATAGAGAATGGGAGGATCGCAAAGAGCATGTTCTGTCATGGATCCTCGATTCCATCTCGGAgaagataaaaattattattgcgGAAGATTCGTCCAATAATGAAGTTGGCCTGTGGAAAGCTTTGATGAAATTTTTCTCCCACCATGATCATCAGTCCATAATCTCAGATATTAAGGAAGAAATCAAATCCCTCAGACAAGAAAGACGAACTCTGATGGAATATAAGATCAAGTTCGATGCGCTTTGGATGGAATATGACATGCTCGATGTGAACAATGACAAGAGCAAGAGGGAGCAAGAAAGAGCCAAGAGGTTCCTTGAGGGTTTGAATGCCACCTTCGATAAAACAAGATCACTGATAAAGAAACAGACACCTTTTCCATCGCTTGAGAATTTCTTTGATTTGGTAGCTCGAGAAGATCATGATGAAGCATTGATATTCAGCGTGCATATCCAAGATCAACCCGTCAAAG TGCACACCGGAATTGATGAGAAGCAGCCGATTCTTCTTTCCGATATCCATGTACACGAGTTAAAGCCAACGCCAGCCGGAGCACCATATCGCTGCGATGGATGTAAAGAACGAGGGTGTGGACGCAGTTACCGTTGTGAAGAAAAAAATTGCAGTAAAGGTTATGTCCTACATGAAGAATGTGCAAACGCTGTTCTTCATCGTCAAGACAAGAAAAGTCATCCATTTTTCGAAGGACAAGAATTCGAGTTCCGAGATAAAGTCCATGGGAAGCCTAGGGTTTGTAATGCTTGTAGAATGGACGTGCGAGGCTTTGTGTATCATAGCGAAGCTAGAAAAAAGGACACAGGCTTGGATTTGCATCCATGTTGTTTGAACCTAAGTCGCGAGATTTCTTATGAAGATTCAGGTGCAACAAAGACACTCACATTGAAACGAGATGTTCCGGAAAACTGTGTTCAATGTAAGCGTAAAAAAGTTGGGGATGATATCAAAGTTAAAGGGTGGTCATATTCAACTTCCGATGGAGATTATTGCTATCATGTTTCTTGTTTTAAGGAACTGTTTCTTGAGAGTTTGAGTAATTATTTCCCGGAAAAGAAAATGCAGACCAATACTGTTGAGAATAATAAGAAAGTTGCCAAAGTTAGAGGACCATCAACTTCCAAAGATAATATTTTCAAGATAGCAACATTGGTACTCAAGATAATATTTTCAGCTCTTTTTGgagatcctgtttcttttgttCTTGCTCTAGTGGAAGGCACAGTTACCGCCGCTTTTAATAATTAA